The genomic segment GGAAGTGACCCTGATCGCGGACGACTGGTGCTCGAACCAGTCCTACGTTGGCATTCCGTGAGGGCGAAACTTTTCCGGAAGGCCCATCGTAATACGGGTTTGATTTGCCGATCTCTTTGCAAGGAGCAGGTATGTTCTCAGTCTTTATCCGTCGGATGATGTCGGTTGGGTGGATCGGCCTCGCCCTGGCGATCGCCTCCCCGGTCGCGGCCCAGGACGGGAGCCGCCCGGAGGATGCCCTGCAATACAAGACCCTGGTGGAACGCGCCCGGGAATCCGGCAACTCCCAGGGGATGACCCTGGAGGAGTGCATCGATCTGGCCCTGAACCGGAACCTCACCATCGAGATCACGCGCTACCAGCCCCTCATCAGCCGGGAGCAGTTCCACGCCACGCTGGGCGTCTACGATTACCAGCTCGACGCCAACATCGGCTATTCGAAGACGGAGCGGCCCGTGCTCGGGACCCTCCAGCGCCAGTATCTCCGGCTCGACACCACCCAGTCGAAGGACCTGAACTTCGGGGCGAAGCTCTCGAAGTACCTTTCGACGGGCGGCAGCTTCTCCGTCCAGTCCAACAACGATCGGATGACCAACAACTCCAATGCCTTCAACCCGACCTACTCGGCCTCGCTGCTCTTCTCCTTCAACCAGCCGCTCTGGCGCGATTTCCGCATCGACGCCAGCCGGCGGGCCATCCTCAACGCGAAGAAAGATCGCGAGATCTCCGACTTGGACTTTGAAAAGCAGATCTCCGACATCGTGAAGTCGGTGGAAGACGGCTACTGGGACCTGGTCAACGCCATCGAGCAGCAGAAGATCCAGATCGCCAGCCGGGAACTCTCCCTGATCCAGTTGCGGGACAACCGCAAGCGCGTGGAGGTGGGGACCCTGGCCCCCATCATCATCACCCAGACCATGTCGCAGGTGGCCCAGTCCGAGCAGTCGGTCATCGCCTCGGAAGCGGACATCGTGCGTGCGGAAAACGTTCTGAAAAACCTCATCTGCAACGACCGGAAGGACCCGATCTGGCTCAAGGTGATCATCCCCGTGCAGACCCCCGCCGTACCCCAGGGGGTCCCCGAGCTCAGGGACCTGATCGAACGAGCGGTCAAGCAGCGTCCCGAGGCCAGGAAGTACAAAATCTACCTGGAGAAGGACGACGTCGACATCCGCTACTACGACAACCAGACCAAGCCGCGGCTTGACTTCGGCGCCTCGTACGCCACCAACGGCGTGGCCGGGCCCAACGTTGTGGAGTACGACTACGACGACGACGGCAACATCATCGGGCAGCACCCCGGCAAGTTCACCGGAAGCCTGGGGACCGTTTACGAGCAGGTCTTCAAGCAGGAGTACCGCGACTACACCATCGGCCTCACCTTCACCTACACCTTCGGCAACCACGCCGCCAAGGCCAACCTCGCCGCGGCGAAGCTGGGCAAGGACCAGGACGAGGCCACCCTTCGCCAGTCCATCCAGACCATCAGCGTCGAGGTCCTCAACGCGGTCCAGACCATCGAGGTGAACCGGAAGAGCCTCCTGGCCGCCATCGCCGCCCGCCAGTTCCAGGAGGAGCAGCTGGACGGCCAGCAGAAGCGCTACCAGGCCGGCCTGACCACCAACTTCGAGGTCCTCCAGACCCAGCGCGACCTCACCAACGCCAAGGCCGCCGAACTGTCCGCCCTCATCTTCCTGAAGAAGTCCTTCGTGGAGCTCAACCGGGCCACCTTCGACATCCTGGACCAGAACAAACTGGACGTTGTCACCCGGCGGCCGGCGGAAAAGAAGTAAAC from the Acidobacteriota bacterium genome contains:
- a CDS encoding TolC family protein, whose translation is MFSVFIRRMMSVGWIGLALAIASPVAAQDGSRPEDALQYKTLVERARESGNSQGMTLEECIDLALNRNLTIEITRYQPLISREQFHATLGVYDYQLDANIGYSKTERPVLGTLQRQYLRLDTTQSKDLNFGAKLSKYLSTGGSFSVQSNNDRMTNNSNAFNPTYSASLLFSFNQPLWRDFRIDASRRAILNAKKDREISDLDFEKQISDIVKSVEDGYWDLVNAIEQQKIQIASRELSLIQLRDNRKRVEVGTLAPIIITQTMSQVAQSEQSVIASEADIVRAENVLKNLICNDRKDPIWLKVIIPVQTPAVPQGVPELRDLIERAVKQRPEARKYKIYLEKDDVDIRYYDNQTKPRLDFGASYATNGVAGPNVVEYDYDDDGNIIGQHPGKFTGSLGTVYEQVFKQEYRDYTIGLTFTYTFGNHAAKANLAAAKLGKDQDEATLRQSIQTISVEVLNAVQTIEVNRKSLLAAIAARQFQEEQLDGQQKRYQAGLTTNFEVLQTQRDLTNAKAAELSALIFLKKSFVELNRATFDILDQNKLDVVTRRPAEKK